In a genomic window of Drosophila takahashii strain IR98-3 E-12201 chromosome 3L, DtakHiC1v2, whole genome shotgun sequence:
- the Cyp312a1 gene encoding probable cytochrome P450 312a1 — MFWLGFGLLSVALTLYLLYVFERQRRIDCLTHNWPAPPALPIIGHLHILAKLVGPHPLRRATEMITNHLKDHRGKLWMGTKLYLLDCNPKDIQALCSAQQLLQKTNDYAVFENWLCEGLFTSGFEKWSHRRKIIMPAFNYAMIRQFVGVFERQSRILLSRVTEFAESGEPLDFLKLISCFTLDTICETALGVSVGSLSNDKSDYLDAVKEILVIIDARLKNIFYRSSFIFRRTSHFKREQELLLTLHGFTEGIIQKRMDEISQDAENYNSQTTKNAEMEGGKRTLCFLDSLLQAKGPTGQPLTVKDIREEVDTIIFGGFDLTATTLKFFMYNMTLYPEHQERCREEVWSVCGRDKSEPISMEQVRQLEFLEACVKETLRMYPSGPLTARKATANCQINDFFIPKGSDVIISPIYMGRCKDFFPDPLVFKPDRWSSGAEPKIEATTFIPFMAGARSCLGQRYAMVMLKVVLAHLLRNFLFEPLGERQVKMKLNFVITLHTVDPYLCRVKKID, encoded by the exons ATGTTCTGGCTCGGTTTCGGTCTCCTGTCGGTCGCATTGACCCTATATCTGCTTTATGTCTTCGAGCGCCAACGAAGGATCGACTGCCTCACTCACAATTGGCCAGCTCCACCGGCCCTGCCGATCATTGGGCATCTCCACATCCTGGCCAAGCTGGTGGGACCGCATCCTTTGCGCCGCGCCACCGAAATGATCACCAATCATCTGAAGGATCATCGGGGGAAACTTTGGATGGGCACCAAGCTCTACCTCCTGGACTGCAATCCCAAGGACATTCAGGCTCTGTGCAGCGCTCAGCAGTTGTTGCAGAAGACCAATGACTACGCGGTGTTTGAGAACTGGCTCTGCGAGGGTCTCTTCACGAGTGGTTTCGAGAAGTGGTCCCATCGCCGGAAGATTATCATGCCGGCCTTTAATTACGCCATGATCAGGCAGTTTGTGGGGGTCTTCGAGCGGCAGTCGCGGATTCTTCTGTCCAGGGTAACGGAGTTCGCAGAATCCGGGGAACCGTTGGACTTCCTCAAACTGATCAGTTGCTTCACGCTGGACACTATTTGCGAAACTGCCCTCGGGGTATCTGTGGGTTCTCTCTCAAATGATAAATCGGACTATCTCGATGCAGTGAAAGA GATCCTTGTGATCATCGATGCACGGTTAAAGAACATTTTCTACCGCAGTTCTTTTATATTTCGACGCACATCGCATTTTAAACGAGAACAGGAGTTACTGTTAACACTTCATGGTTTCACTGAGGGCATTATCCAAAAGCGAATGGATGAGATCAGTCAGGATGCGGAGAATTACAATTCCCAGACCACTAAGAATGCAGAAATGGAAGGAGGCAAGCGAACGCTCTGCTTTCTAGATAGTTTGCTCCAGGCCAAAGGACCCACTGGCCAACCTTTGACCGTCAAGGATATTCGCGAGGAAGTGGACACCATTATATTCGGGGGCTTTGATCTCACTGCCACCACTTTGAAGTTCTTTATGTACAACATGACCCTTTATCCGGAGCACCAGGAGCGTTGCCGCGAGGAGGTGTGGTCGGTGTGCGGCAGGGACAAAAGCGAACCCATCTCCATGGAGCAGGTGCGTCAACTGGAGTTCCTAGAGGCTTGTGTGAAGGAGACGCTGAGAATGTATCCTTCGGGTCCACTCACGGCCAGGAAAGCCACGGCTAACTGCCAAATAA ATGATTTCTTCATACCCAAGGGCAGCGATGTGATCATTTCCCCAATTTACATGGGTCGCTGCAAGGATTTCTTTCCGGATCCGTTGGTCTTCAAGCCTGATCGCTGGTCCAGTGGAGCGGAGCCCAAGATCGAGGCCACCACTTTTATACCATTCATGGCTGGAGCACGGAGTTGTTTGGGCCAGCGATATGCGATGGTGATGCTCAAGGTGGTTTTGGCACACCTGCTTAGGAACTTTCTATTCGAGCCCCTTGGCGAGCGCCAGGTGAAAATGAAACTTAACTTTGTCATCACCCTGCACACCGTTGATCCCTATCTTTGTAGAGTCAAGAAAATCGATTGA